From Brassica oleracea var. oleracea cultivar TO1000 chromosome C3, BOL, whole genome shotgun sequence, a single genomic window includes:
- the LOC106328340 gene encoding reticulon-like protein B2, which yields MADEHKHEESLPKLDPAVEVVERGSLMDKVSEKIHHKGGSSSSSDDESEKKPSSPSSMKSKVYRLFGRERPVHKVLGGGKPADIFMWKNKKMSGGVLGGATVAWVLFELMEYHLLTLLCHVMIVTLAALFLWSNATMFIRKSPPKIPEVHIPEDPLLQLASGLRIEINRGFSSLHEIASGRDLKKFLSALFGLWILSILGGCCSFLTLAYIALVLLFTVPLVYDKYEDKVDSYGEKAMAELKKQYAVLDAKVLRKIPRGPSKDKKKD from the exons ATGGCGGACGAACACAAGCACGAAGAATCTCTCCCTAAATTGGATCCGGCGGTGGAAGTTGTAGAGAGAGGATCGTTGATGGACAAAGTATCAGAGAAGATTCACCACAAAGGTGGCTCGTCTTCATCATCAGATGACGAGAGTGAGAAGAAACCGTCTTCTCCGTCGTCTATGAAATCGAAGGTTTACCGTTTGTTCGGCAGGGAGAGGCCCGTTCATAAGGTTCTCGGTGGCGGAAAAC CGGCTGATATATTCATGTGGAAGAACAAGAAGATGTCAGGTGGTGTGCTTGGTGGTGCCACAGTAGCCTGGGTGCTCTTTGAACTCATGGAGTATCATCTTCTCACTCTGCTGTGTCACGTTATGATCGTCACTCTCGCTGCGCTGTTTCTATGGTCTAATGCCACCATGTTCATTCGCAA GTCTCCACCAAAGATTCCTGAAGTGCATATCCCTGAGGACCCGCTTCTTCAGCTTGCATCTGGGCTCAGAATCGAAATCAACCGTGGGTTCTCCTCTCTTCACGAGATTGCATCTGGAAGGGATCTCAAGAAATTCCTCTCT GCTCTGTTCGGGTTGTGGATTCTATCAATCTTGGGTGGATGTTGTAGTTTCTTGACATTGGCATACATAG CTTTGGTTCTACTTTTCACTGTTCCTCTTGTCTACGACAAGTACGAAGACAAAGTAGACTCATATGGTGAGAAAGCAATGGCTGAGTTGAAGAAGCAATATGCTGTGTTGGACGCCAAGGTATTGCGCAAAATCCCAAGGGGGCCATCAAAGGACAAGAAGAAGGATTAG
- the LOC106335988 gene encoding serine/threonine-protein phosphatase PP1 isozyme 6-like: MDENLLDDIIGRLLETNNGKAGKQVKLLEVEIRQLCYASKEVFLSQPNLLELEAPIKICGDVHGQFPDLLRLFEYGGYPPAANYLFLGDYVDRGKQSIETICLLLAYKLKYKLNFFLLRGNHESASINRVYGFYDECKRKYNVRLWKSFTDCFNCLPVAALIDDKILCMHGGLSPDLKSLDDIRRIPRPIDVPDQGVLCDLLWADPEKEVKGWGENERGVSYTFGADIVAEFLQTHDLDLVCRAHQVVEDGYEFFANRQLVTIFSAPNYCGEFDNAGAMMSVDDSLTCSFQIIKSTEKKIRFGFNNVSRPGTPPHKGGRGG, from the exons ATGGACGAGAACTTACTGGACGACATAATAGGGCGGCTACTGGAGACGAATAACGGGAAGGCGGGGAAGCAGGTAAAGCTACTAGAGGTGGAGATACGGCAGCTCTGCTATGCTTCCAAAGAGGTGTTTCTAAGCCAGCCTAATCTCCTCGAACTCGAAGCTCCTATCAAGATTTGCG GAGATGTTCACGGTCAGTTTCCAGACCTCTTGCGTTTGTTTGAGTACGGTGGCTACCCTCCTGCTGCGAACTACTTGTTCCTTGGGGACTATGTTGATCGTGGTAAGCAGAGCATAGAGACCATATGCCTTCTCCTTGCCTACAAGCTCAAATACAAGCTCAACTTCTTTCTTCTCAGAGGCAACCACGAATCCGCTTCTATCAACCGTGTCTACGGTTTCTACGATGAATGCAAAAGAAAATACAACGTGAGACTGTGGAAGAGTTTCACCGACTGCTTCAACTGTCTGCCTGTTGCTGCTCTCATTGACGACAAGATCCTCTGTATGCACGGTGGACTTTCCCCTGATCTCAAGAGCTTGGATGATATCAGGCGGATTCCTCGTCCTATCGATGTTCCTGATCAGGGTGTTCTTTGTGATTTGTTGTGGGCTGATCCTGAAAAAGAAGTTAAAGGCTGGGGGGAGAATGAGAGAGGTGTCTCATATACTTTTGGTGCCGACATAGTGGCTGAGTTCCTTCAAACTCATGACCTTGATCTTGTTTGCCGAGCTCATCAG GTTGTGGAAGATGGATATGAGTTCTTTGCAAATAGACAACTTGTGACGATATTCTCTGCACCCAATTACTGTGGCGAGTTTGATAATGCTGGTGCAATGATGAGTGTTGATGATAGCTTGACGTGTTCGTTTCAAATCATCAAGTCAACTGAGAAGAAGATAAGATTTGGATTCAACAACGTTTCTAGACCAGGAACCCCACCACATAAG GGAGGAAGAGGTGGTTAA
- the LOC106335986 gene encoding protein SGT1 homolog B isoform X2 has protein sequence MAKELAEKAKEAFLDDDFDVAADLYSKAIDLDPSCASFFADRAQANIKLLNFTEAVADANKAIELEPTLAKAYLRKGTACMKLEEYATAKAALEKGASVAPNESKFEKMIDECNLLIAEEEKDLVQQVPPTLPSSSTTPLAIAADAPPVPSPAPPAKPMFRHEFYQKPEEVVVTIFAKGIPKQNVNVEFGDQILSVVIDVAGEEAYHFQPRLFGKIIPEKCRYEVLSTKVEIRLAKAEIVTWASLEYGKGQALLPKPNVASVSQRPVYPSSKPGKDWDKLEAEVKKQEKDEKLDGDAAMNKFFSDIYQSADEDMRRAMNKSFAESNGTVLSTNWKEVGTKKVESTPPDGMELKKWEY, from the exons ATGGCGAAGGAACTAGCGGAAAAAGCTAAAGAGGCGTTCTTAGATGACGACTTCGATGTGGCTGCTGACTTATACTCCAAAGCCATTGACTTGGATCCCTCTTGCGCCTCCTTCTTCGCCGATCGTGCTCAAGCCAACATCAAACTCCTTAACTTCACCG AAGCTGTTGCAGATGCCAACAAAGCCATCGAGTTGGAGCCTACTTTGGCCAAAGCTTATCTCAGAAAGGG CACTGCTTGTATGAAGCTAGAAGAGTATGCTACTGCTAAAGCAGCTCTTGAGAAGGGCGCTTCCGTTGCACCAAATGAATCCAAGTTTGAGAAGATGATAGATGAATGCAACCTTCTCATTGCAG AAGAAGAGAAAGATTTGGTTCAACAGGTGCCACCGACTTTGCCTTCAAGCTCTACAACACCACTAGCAATCGCAGCTGATGCTCCTCCTGTTCCAAGTCCTGCACCACCTGCCAAACCTATGTTCAG GCACGAGTTCTACCAGAAGCCAGAAGAAGTGGTGGTGACAATTTTCGCTAAAGGGATACCAAAGCAGAACGTGAATGTAGAGTTTGGTGACCAGATT CTGAGTGTTGTGATTGATGTTGCTGGAGAAGAAGCTTATCATTTCCAGCCAAGATTGTTCGGGAAG ATAATACCAGAGAAGTGCAGATATGAGGTATTGTCGACCAAAGTTGAGATCCGTCTCGCAAAAGCAGAGATAGTCACTTGGGCCTCCCTTGAATATGGCAAAGGGCAAGCTCTTCTGCCTAAACCCAATGTTGCATCAG TGTCTCAGAGGCCGGTGTACCCATCCTCTAAGCCGGGAAAAGACTGGGACAAGCTGGAAGCTGAAGTGAAGAAACAG GAGAAGGATGAGAAGCTAGATGGAGATGCAGCTATGAACAAGTTTTTCAGCGACATATACCAGAGTGCAGATGAGGACATGAGGCGAGCCATGAACAAATCATTT GCAGAGTCCAATGGGACGGTGCTGTCTACAAACTGGAAAGAGGTTGGGACAAAGAAAGTGGAGAGCACTCCACCAGATGGCATGGAGCTGAAGAAGTGGGAGTATTGA
- the LOC106335986 gene encoding protein SGT1 homolog B isoform X1, with product MAKELAEKAKEAFLDDDFDVAADLYSKAIDLDPSCASFFADRAQANIKLLNFTEAVADANKAIELEPTLAKAYLRKGTACMKLEEYATAKAALEKGASVAPNESKFEKMIDECNLLIAEEEKDLVQQVPPTLPSSSTTPLAIAADAPPVPSPAPPAKPMFRHEFYQKPEEVVVTIFAKGIPKQNVNVEFGDQILSVVIDVAGEEAYHFQPRLFGKIIPEKCRYEVLSTKVEIRLAKAEIVTWASLEYGKGQALLPKPNVASAVSQRPVYPSSKPGKDWDKLEAEVKKQEKDEKLDGDAAMNKFFSDIYQSADEDMRRAMNKSFAESNGTVLSTNWKEVGTKKVESTPPDGMELKKWEY from the exons ATGGCGAAGGAACTAGCGGAAAAAGCTAAAGAGGCGTTCTTAGATGACGACTTCGATGTGGCTGCTGACTTATACTCCAAAGCCATTGACTTGGATCCCTCTTGCGCCTCCTTCTTCGCCGATCGTGCTCAAGCCAACATCAAACTCCTTAACTTCACCG AAGCTGTTGCAGATGCCAACAAAGCCATCGAGTTGGAGCCTACTTTGGCCAAAGCTTATCTCAGAAAGGG CACTGCTTGTATGAAGCTAGAAGAGTATGCTACTGCTAAAGCAGCTCTTGAGAAGGGCGCTTCCGTTGCACCAAATGAATCCAAGTTTGAGAAGATGATAGATGAATGCAACCTTCTCATTGCAG AAGAAGAGAAAGATTTGGTTCAACAGGTGCCACCGACTTTGCCTTCAAGCTCTACAACACCACTAGCAATCGCAGCTGATGCTCCTCCTGTTCCAAGTCCTGCACCACCTGCCAAACCTATGTTCAG GCACGAGTTCTACCAGAAGCCAGAAGAAGTGGTGGTGACAATTTTCGCTAAAGGGATACCAAAGCAGAACGTGAATGTAGAGTTTGGTGACCAGATT CTGAGTGTTGTGATTGATGTTGCTGGAGAAGAAGCTTATCATTTCCAGCCAAGATTGTTCGGGAAG ATAATACCAGAGAAGTGCAGATATGAGGTATTGTCGACCAAAGTTGAGATCCGTCTCGCAAAAGCAGAGATAGTCACTTGGGCCTCCCTTGAATATGGCAAAGGGCAAGCTCTTCTGCCTAAACCCAATGTTGCATCAG CAGTGTCTCAGAGGCCGGTGTACCCATCCTCTAAGCCGGGAAAAGACTGGGACAAGCTGGAAGCTGAAGTGAAGAAACAG GAGAAGGATGAGAAGCTAGATGGAGATGCAGCTATGAACAAGTTTTTCAGCGACATATACCAGAGTGCAGATGAGGACATGAGGCGAGCCATGAACAAATCATTT GCAGAGTCCAATGGGACGGTGCTGTCTACAAACTGGAAAGAGGTTGGGACAAAGAAAGTGGAGAGCACTCCACCAGATGGCATGGAGCTGAAGAAGTGGGAGTATTGA
- the LOC106332345 gene encoding E3 ubiquitin-protein ligase RHA1B-like, with product MGLPTDFKELQIPGYVLKTLYVIGFFRDLVDVLCPYIGLPRFLDHEILRPDPIRPETLTTVSLADKISPVVRFSDIQTDLEDCCTVCLSDFESDDNIRQLPNCRHVFHDHCLDRWIVDCRKMTCPICRDRFLPAEK from the coding sequence ATGGGTCTTCCGACAGATTTTAAGGAGCTTCAGATTCCAGGATACGTACTTAAGACGCTTTACGTCATCGGTTTCTTTAGAGACCTGGTCGATGTTCTTTGTCCTTACATCGGTTTACCTCGATTTCTAGACCACGAGATTCTTCGACCGGACCCGATCAGACCCGAAACCCTCACGACGGTGAGTCTTGCTGACAAGATTTCCCCGGTGGTTCGTTTCTCGGATATTCAGACCGATCTTGAAGACTGCTGCACGGTGTGTCTCTCTGATTTTGAGTCCGATGATAACATCAGGCAACTTCCGAACTGTCGACATGTGTTTCATGATCATTGCTTGGATCGTTGGATTGTGGATTGCCGCAAGATGACTTGTCCGATTTGTCGGGATCGGTTCTTACCGGCCGAAAAATAA
- the LOC106334113 gene encoding beta-adaptin-like protein B → MGLDNAAIVPVDEPTASSGPPLPIVMPASTGQGLQISAQLTRRVGQVFYSMLFENNTQVVVDGFMIQFNKNTFGLATAGPLQIVPLQPGTSASTMLPIVVLQNMPAGPPSSLLQAAVKNNQQPVWVLQR, encoded by the exons ATGGGATTAGATAATGCAGCAATTGTCCCGGTTGATGAACCCACAGCTTCGTCTGG TCCTCCGTTGCCCATTGTCATGCCAGCTTCTACCGGTCAAGGTCTGCAGATAAGTGCTCAACTAACCCGAAGGGTTGGGCAAGTGTTCTACAGTATGCTCTTCGAGAACAACACGCAGGTGGTGGTTGATGGTTTCATGATTCAGTTCAACAAGAACACATTCGGTCTTGCAACTGCTGGACCTCTTCAG ATTGTGCCTTTACAGCCAGGAACATCTGCCAGTACAATGCTACCTATAGTCGTGTTGCAGAACATGCCTGCTGGGCCTCCAAGCTCGCTCTTACAAGCAGCTGTCAAAAACAATCAGCAGCCTGTTTGGGTACTTCAACGATAA